The following nucleotide sequence is from Bacteroidota bacterium.
GTACGCCTATATGAGCAGGCTGGGCTTAAAACCGCCAACCCAAAAAACCAGCGATACCGCGGATTAAATATACAAACTTTTCTATTTCTGCAACCCCCAGCTTGCTTATATTGGCTGTTATAGCCTGGTGGCGGCGTGTTAAAAGCGCAAAGCTATATGGGCGCACAAGGTTTGGAACATCATTTTGCCCCCGGAACCGGATTTAATTGCTATCTCATCTATCTGCCGGGCATTTAATAGCTGCAGGACTTGTCAGGGTGCAAAGCAAAGTGGCGGAAAAGTTGTTTCAAAAACCATTAGCCAAACCATTGGCTCAGAGGCTGAGTAAATGGTTATTATTCAGCAGACAAAAGGCTTTATTGCCAAAAGAGCCAAAGCTTACTCATGGTTTTGGAATTGGTTTTGAACTTTACCCAAGTTTTGTGACACTTTGCAATCCGTTACAATAGCGCTCCAATTAAATGAAGGGGTGGGACTGGGGCATGCAAAATGTGTTATCAAACCGGAGCTAACTTAGATGCACTATCAGTAAAATGACCTTAAAATTGGCAGGTGACACTTGGCTGTAACTCCGTTATATCTTGAGCTAAAAATACATAAAAGTTGTTGATACATAACTAACGGTCGGAAAAAAGCATGATCTTTTTATGCGTGATATCCTGTTTTTATATTTCTGCATGATTGGCGTTTTTTCGAATGGTATGTGGTTTCTAGGTCAATGCTCCTTTTTAAGTTCAATTATAAATTCTGTCTCTATTTCTATTATTACTCTAATCAATATTTAACTCGTCAAACGGATTAATTAATGCATTGATCCGTCGCTCACTTACATGGGTGTAAATCATCGTGGTTTTAATGTCGCTGTGCCCCAGCATCTCCTGTATGTAGCGTATGTCTACTCCTTTCTCCAGCATGTGGGTGGCATAACTGTGCCGCAGGGTATGCACCCGCACTTCTTTCTTTATTCCCGCTCTTCGGCATGCCCTGCGCAAGATATTTCTTATACTCGATGCCGAGTATTCTTCGTTTCCCTGCCCTCGGAAAAGGTAGGTCTCTGGCTGATAGTTTTTTATGTAGTCCGCCAACATCCTCCCCAGGTTGTCAGACAAATTCACTATACGGTCTTTGTTCCCTTTTGCAGCACGTATGTGTATCAAACCCCGGTAATAATCTATGTCCTTTACTTTAATATGCACTGCTTCACCAATGCGCATACCGGCCGAATAAATAAGGCTGATAATGGCCCTGTGTTTCTGGTTGTCGATGGCCTTTATTATTAACTCCACCTCTCGTTTCGACAATACTTCTGGCAGGTACCTGGGCCGTCTTGGCCGCTCTATCTTCTCCAGATCAAGCTGCCGGATTTCAATTTTTTCAAAAAACAGTTTAATGGCACTTATTATCTGGTTCTGGTAATTGAATGAAAAATTGTTGCGCAGCAAATAATCACGGTTAAAAACTATGATATGGTCCATATTCAATTCTTCCACCTTTAATTGTGGAAAAAACTGAAAAAACACTTTTATCATCGACATATACACCCTTTTGGTGTTTTCGCTATAACGGCGATAGTCGAGGTAATCGCTGAATTTTTGCAGGTAGGGTGCTACATGTGGGTTATGTTTCAATACAAGGGTAGAAGGATTGATAAGGCCAAGCTTTACCAGGTATCTTTTGCTATGTTCTGTATTCGGCACATGCCAGCAACGCATGCTCTTACTCCATAGAGAACCAGGTATTCGCTTTAAAAGCTGATTTATTTCTGAGTCATACTCGAAAATAATCTTTACACGGTTTTGCTCCTTGTGCGTCACAGGTTCGCAGATAACAGTTTTCATATTGATTATATTACAATCAAAAACGCATTCAATAATTTAAGCAAACAAATGACTAAAATCAAGAAAAATGGGAAGAAAAAACAGCAAAAGTTGGCGATTTTGTGGAGCTCCGCCCCGTCACTCACATTAAGGGAAACGAGGTAACTGTTGATACGAAAGGAAACTTGTGCAAACTAGCAATTAAAATTTAATTTGCCAAGAAATGCGCATAAAAACATAACTATGTTGAAAAAATAATCAACAAAAAAAACATAGCCTATAAAAGTATCCTATAAATACTTATAGATGCCTTCTTAAGTCTCACTACTACCAAACAATTCAACACTGTTCATAGATGGTTAATATTTATTTCGGAATATTTAAAACCCAACTTTATATTTGCCGTACGAAACAGAAAAACCTATACTCGTAATTCATTGAAACAAATAACTTTTCTACCGCTCTTTTTGCTGCTTATATTTGCTTTACCATCACAGGGTCAGAAAAAAGAATGCCGCTTACGCCCCAAACGTTTTCCATCAGCCTTTACGCACCTTAGCTCCGACTACTCGGGCATGAGCCTGCAGGCCGACATCATTCCCAAACGCTACTATCAGTTCGAATCGGCACTGGGCTTTGGTGCATTGTTTCAAACCCGCGAAAACGAGCGTTTGTATGGCTACAACTCTAATCTATTTCGCATCGGTATTGGCTCTAAACTCGAAGCCAGGCTGGTGTTTGGATTTCCGGGCAACAACATCCATTACAACAATCCTGAAATCGAAAAACTAACACCACCTGTGGGTGCCGGAATAAAGGTGAACCTATTGGCCGAGAGCAGCTCAACACCCGGTATTGCATTACTTACAGAATACCTGTTCTACAATACTTATTCGCACATAGAGGCCATGCTCATTGTCGACAAATACATCTTCAAAGCAATCAAACTAAATGCTGCAGCAGGGCCACGAATAGGAGGGGGCTCCAGCCAGTTAAATTATTCCCTGGGCTTTGTAATGAAAGACCGAGACAACCGTATGGGTGTTTATTCGCTGGCTACCAACCGTTATGCCTACATGGAAAATATCTTCCACATGGGCATCGTTTATTCCGATAACCTTAACTACCAGCTAAGTGCTGGTTATGGGGTGCATCAGAACGATGGATTGTTTATGATGAGCTACACAGGCATCATCACCTACAGTGGACTGCAACGTAGGTTTGGCAGTTATTTCAGATAGCCCTAAAAACCTACCAGACTAAATATCTTCCTCCTGGCTGCCAGCACTTTCTGTTTCATTGTTGCCGGGTCTCTTTTCTGCAATTCCTGCGTTGTACGAAAATACATCCATAATGGGCGATTCGGCCACCGATGGTATGCTGTAATCGCTCACCGATCCGGCCATTAACTTCTCTACCGCAAGGTAAGCTTCTTTTACATTGTTGGCTTGCATCAGCAAATAGGTGTTCGATTTGCGCTCCATGCCCTTTTCTTCGTCGAGCAGAGTCATGCTCAGTTTGCACTTGAACCAGCGATCGCCCTGCTCGTTGAAAATTAATTCAGAGAAACCTGCTTTTTTGATGTTGGTTACATTGAACTCGCCCGAAATATACGCTTCTAGCTCGGCATGTATGCGGCTCTCGGCATCGGTAAACGATACGGCATCGACCAGGTAGGGTTCGCTTACCGATTTTTCTTTACCGTTGGCATCGGTCTTTTTGTACTTCACTTTGCATTCAAACCATGTACTCATCGCGGGGGGTATTTAATGTTTCAGGGCGGCAAATATAAGTCTATTGATGGCGGTTGAATCTTTTAGCCAGGTGATTTTATGAATAACTTGTACACAATTGATTCATCTGGCACTTTTTCACCTTGCCAGCCAGTTTACCCGCCGCGAAAGCGCGAAGCCGCCACCGCCCGTTGCACCGAGTTGCGCCCGTAACGATTACGCAGCATGTCCATGGCTTTGTACAGGTTCACCTGCGAAGGAGTGTCTTCGAACATGTTGAGCTGCTGCGAACCCTGCACCAGGTGACTAAAACGAACGCCAATAAGCCTTATGAGCATACGCCGCTGATACAGGCGGTCAAACAACTCTTTGGCAACAGGTATCAGCTGGTGGTCGAACGAGGTGTAGGGCACCCGCTTTTGAAGGGTGTGGGTATCGAAGTTCGAATACCTTATTTTAATGGTGATACAGGATGTGAGCCTTTGTTTGCTGCGCAACTCGTAACAAAGCTTCTCTACCATCACCACCAGAAGGTCATTCATCCGCACCAGGTCAATCGAGTCGGTTTCGAAGGTGCGCTCGGTACTGATTGATTTACGCTCCGAATATGGTGTTACAGGAGTTGGATCAACGCCATTCGCCTTGTCCCATATCACCAGTCCGTTTTTCCCCAAAACCCTTTCAATCATCTCTTTAGGTATCATGCTCAGGGTGCCTATGGTATCGATGCCCATCGAGCGCAGCAGGTGAAAGGTTTTTTGCCCTATCATGGGTATTTTACTGATAGACAAAGGTTGCAGAAAAGGCCTTACCTGCATGCCCGGCACCTGAATCTCGCCGTTAGGTTTGGCAATGCCCGTACCGATTTTGGCCACCGTTTTATTGACCGAAAGGCCAAAGGAAATGGGCAAGCCGGTGTGGTCGATAATGGCGTGCCGTAACTCGTGGCTCCATTTCTGGCAGCCAAAGAAACGGTCCATGCCGGTAAGGTCGAGGTAAAATTCGTCGATAGAGGCCTTTTCGTACAAGGGGGTGCGACTGGCAATGACATCGGTTACCAGGTGCGAGTATTTGCTGTAAAGTTCCATGTCGCCCCGCACCAGAATGGCATCGTTACACAGGTGGCGGGCCATTTTCATT
It contains:
- a CDS encoding tyrosine-type recombinase/integrase encodes the protein MKTVICEPVTHKEQNRVKIIFEYDSEINQLLKRIPGSLWSKSMRCWHVPNTEHSKRYLVKLGLINPSTLVLKHNPHVAPYLQKFSDYLDYRRYSENTKRVYMSMIKVFFQFFPQLKVEELNMDHIIVFNRDYLLRNNFSFNYQNQIISAIKLFFEKIEIRQLDLEKIERPRRPRYLPEVLSKREVELIIKAIDNQKHRAIISLIYSAGMRIGEAVHIKVKDIDYYRGLIHIRAAKGNKDRIVNLSDNLGRMLADYIKNYQPETYLFRGQGNEEYSASSIRNILRRACRRAGIKKEVRVHTLRHSYATHMLEKGVDIRYIQEMLGHSDIKTTMIYTHVSERRINALINPFDELNID
- a CDS encoding DUF4494 domain-containing protein, with product MSTWFECKVKYKKTDANGKEKSVSEPYLVDAVSFTDAESRIHAELEAYISGEFNVTNIKKAGFSELIFNEQGDRWFKCKLSMTLLDEEKGMERKSNTYLLMQANNVKEAYLAVEKLMAGSVSDYSIPSVAESPIMDVFSYNAGIAEKRPGNNETESAGSQEEDI
- the dinB gene encoding DNA polymerase IV, whose amino-acid sequence is MDWQGRSIVHLDLDTFFVSVERLINPKLAGKPVIIGGSSDRGVVSSCSYEARQYGVHSAMPMKMARHLCNDAILVRGDMELYSKYSHLVTDVIASRTPLYEKASIDEFYLDLTGMDRFFGCQKWSHELRHAIIDHTGLPISFGLSVNKTVAKIGTGIAKPNGEIQVPGMQVRPFLQPLSISKIPMIGQKTFHLLRSMGIDTIGTLSMIPKEMIERVLGKNGLVIWDKANGVDPTPVTPYSERKSISTERTFETDSIDLVRMNDLLVVMVEKLCYELRSKQRLTSCITIKIRYSNFDTHTLQKRVPYTSFDHQLIPVAKELFDRLYQRRMLIRLIGVRFSHLVQGSQQLNMFEDTPSQVNLYKAMDMLRNRYGRNSVQRAVAASRFRGG